From the Cohaesibacter sp. ES.047 genome, the window TGCTAAGCAGCCGGGGATCTTTCCTTGAGATCCCCATTCCTTGACCCGCCTCAAAGGGGATGTGCCTGAGGCGGGTCTTTTTTTGTCTTTGCCGCCTCTGGCTTGTCCGCATTCTCTGACTTGTCCGCATTCTCTGACTTGTCCGCATTCTCTGGCGCGTTGTTCGTCAGCGCCCCGCCATTTTCGGCTGATAATGCTCGAACAGGGAATTCAGCCCTTTAAGATACTGCGTCTGCAGCTCAAGCGTTGCGTCTCGCATTTCTTGGGCGGGATCCGGTTCTTTTTCCGGTGCTTCCGCCTTGGTCGCGTCGGGATAGAACCCGGCCAGTAGACCATCAAAAGCAGCATGAAGCGGGCTTGGCATCGCCTCCAGTTCCTCACTGGCCTGACGGAAGGTGCGGCGGGTAAAGTCTCCCCAGTAATCCATCCAGCCAGCCGGATCATCCATCGCGGGCATCATCATCCGTGGCGAGAGGGGCAACAGGCTGTAGGTTGTCAGCAGCGGGAACAATTCCGACAACTGCTGCCGGGACAATCCCGTGGCACGTCGTGCGTCCTCCATCAGCCTAGCCTGTGCCATCTGACCCATAAAGACCTGATAGAGGCTTTCCATCGCCGCACTTTGCCCGGCAATCAGATCCATGGGAAAGGCGCCGTGTCGATCTTGGCCCGAGGCGGAAGAGGCGGCCGCGCTGCTCGCTCCCTGTTCCAAAAGCGAGGCCATGGCGTCGCTGACAGCTTCAGGCCAGAATGGGTTCGGCGTGGTGCGGGATGTCTCAAGTGGCGGAGACGGATCACCATCCGGCCCAAAGGTTTTCATCAATTCGGTGAGGAATGTCGGAACAAACACGTCGCTTGCCTTGGCGAGATCGTTGCCGTCAAGACCGGTCAGTGTCGAGATCTGTTCAATCGCCGCGTGGCCATAGATCTGATCGAGAAATGTCAGAAACTGGCTTTTGGTGTCATCCATTATGCCGTCCTCCACCCCGTTTCAGAGCCAAAAGACGCTGAAGGGAACGGGGCATAGCATTGCTCAAACACTGAGGATGCCTTGCCCCGCACCATAGGTCAAGAAAGCGCGGTTCAGAGAGGGCGTGTGGCTAGCCGACCACAATCACATGGACGTCTCTTGGGCCATGGGCGCCGAGCATGATGACCTGCTCGATATCGCCCGAGCGGGACGGACCGGTGATCCGGTTGACAACCCGCGGCATAACCGCTTCACCATCCTCACCATAAAGCCGCGCCTGCAGGGTTTCATAATCGCCGGTGATGTCATCGGCATTGACGACAATGATGTGGGTTTCGGGCAGAAAATTGAGTGTTGTGGGATTATCCGGGCCGGACACCAGAAGGGCTGTCCCGGTTTCGGCCACGCCGCCAAGAGCATGCGAAACGCCAACCGCGTCCTTCCCGTCAGATGGACCAATCAGGCGTTCCAATTGCGGTTCAGCCGCCCAGTTGATGGCGGCAAGGCGCGGATCGCTGCCGCTTCGCACCTGTTGCGGCAGGTTATGCTGCCGCAGATAGGCACAGATTGCGGAGGGCACATCGTCATAGGACGCCAGCCGATCCGTTGACGAGGAAACGGCTTGCGAGAAGGCCAGAAACATCTTGATCTGCTCTTCCCGGTCGATCTGGGCACGGGCGGGGATCAAACCGATGGCCTTTTCTGCCAATCGCGCCTCAACTGCTTTGCGCTCAGTGGACCGATCGGCATCAGAGGCCCCGCCACTGATAGAGCGCCGGATCTTGCCCAGAATGGCCGAGCGGGCAGCATTGTTGTCATTGGTGGTCATGCCGCTTTCCTCTTTTCTTGTTCCTTGGCCCACTGTTGCTGGAATGTCTGTCCTTCTGGAGCCGGAAACTCGCGATGCTTGGTCCATGCGCCGGTCATCGGCAGCTTCTGCATCAGCGCGGTCATCGGAGCCAGATGCTTCATCACACCCATCGCAAGGCCCGCAAGGGCGTGATAAAGGCGGGGGCGGCTGGCCACGAAGACCCAACCTTTTAGACCCCAGCGCTGTGTCGTGGGATTGAGGTGGCGCTCATATTCGCGCTCGCGCCAGTGCCGCATCATCTTGGGCAACGGGATCTTCATCGGGCAGACGCTTTCGCAGCGCCCGCAGAAGGTCGAGGCGTTGGGCAGGTGGCCCGCCTTGTCGACCCCGATGAGGGACGGGGACAGCACCGAACCCATCGGGCCGGGATAGACCCAGCCATAGGCGTGACCGCCCACCGCGTGATAAACGGGACAATGGTTGATGCAGGCCCCGCAGCGGATGCAGCGCAGCATTTCCTCGAACTCGCTGCCCAGCATCGACGAACGCCCATTGTCCAGAAGAACGACATGATATTCTTCCGGTCCGTCCGGGTCTTCATCCCGCTTCGGTCCGGTCGAGATCGTGGTATAGACGCTCTGCTCCTGTCCGGTGGCCGAGCGAGCCAGAAGCCTGAGGAAATGCTCCGCATCATTGAGGGTCGGGACCACCTTTTCAATCGAGGCCAGCACGATATGCACCCGGCTAAGCGTTTGGGTGAGATCGCCATTGCCCTCGTTGGTCACGATCACCGAAGAGCCGGTCTCTGCAATCAGAAAGTTGGCCCCTGTAATCCCCACATCGGCGGCAAAATACTGTTCTCTGAGCACTTCGCGCGCTTCGCCCAAAAGGCTGACCGGCTCGGACAGATCCCGGTCCTTGTCCAGATGGGTGTGAACCCGGCGGAAATCGGCCTCCACCTGATCCTTGGTGACATGCACCGCCGGTGCGATGATGTGGCTGGGATGCTCGCCGCGAAGCTGGATGATATATTCGCCAAGGTCGGTCTCGACGACCTTCATGCCGTCCTTCTCTAGAAAGGCATTGAGCTGCATTTCCTCGGAGATCATCGACTTGCCTTTGGTGATGGTCTTGGCATCAACCGACTGGCAAATTGTCTTGACGATCTCGCAGGCGTCCTGTCCGGTCTCTGCCCAGTGGACATGCCCGCCGGTAGCCAGAACCTTCTCC encodes:
- a CDS encoding LUD domain-containing protein, with translation MTTNDNNAARSAILGKIRRSISGGASDADRSTERKAVEARLAEKAIGLIPARAQIDREEQIKMFLAFSQAVSSSTDRLASYDDVPSAICAYLRQHNLPQQVRSGSDPRLAAINWAAEPQLERLIGPSDGKDAVGVSHALGGVAETGTALLVSGPDNPTTLNFLPETHIIVVNADDITGDYETLQARLYGEDGEAVMPRVVNRITGPSRSGDIEQVIMLGAHGPRDVHVIVVG
- a CDS encoding LutB/LldF family L-lactate oxidation iron-sulfur protein, giving the protein MEIKSPTFKTNAREALADANLQKALKNVEKGFIGKRQQSVDALPEFEELRDRGRAIKTHALKHLDLYLEAYEEKVLATGGHVHWAETGQDACEIVKTICQSVDAKTITKGKSMISEEMQLNAFLEKDGMKVVETDLGEYIIQLRGEHPSHIIAPAVHVTKDQVEADFRRVHTHLDKDRDLSEPVSLLGEAREVLREQYFAADVGITGANFLIAETGSSVIVTNEGNGDLTQTLSRVHIVLASIEKVVPTLNDAEHFLRLLARSATGQEQSVYTTISTGPKRDEDPDGPEEYHVVLLDNGRSSMLGSEFEEMLRCIRCGACINHCPVYHAVGGHAYGWVYPGPMGSVLSPSLIGVDKAGHLPNASTFCGRCESVCPMKIPLPKMMRHWREREYERHLNPTTQRWGLKGWVFVASRPRLYHALAGLAMGVMKHLAPMTALMQKLPMTGAWTKHREFPAPEGQTFQQQWAKEQEKRKAA